CGCCCTTCCCCGCCGCACCCACGGTCCTGGCGGTCAGCGGTCGCGCCAGCTTCGAAATCGTCCAGAAGGCCGCCCGCGCCCGCATCCCCGTCGTGGTCAGCGTGTCCGCCGCCAGCTCCCTGGCCATCGACCTGGCCCTGCGTGCTGGCGTGACGCTCGCCGCGTTCTCAAGGAACGGCCGCTGCAACGTCTACACCGCGACAGACCGCCTGGAGCCGCAACCCCAACCCTCGGGATTTCCTCATGACTTCCGCCATGACCCAGCCCGGTGAAGGGGCAGGCATCCGACTGTCAGACCGGCATCGTACATGCAGTCGGCGGCAGCACCGGGTCACATGGGAGCCCAGGTGGGATCCAATGACCCCGCCAGAGTTCACTGTCCACGCAAGGGAACTCACACCCGACGGCTGGGATGGGTGTCCAAGTTTTCACCTGTTGTCATGTCTTGCTTGCTGAGCAGTGGTTGCGCCGCGACGCAGTATTTGGCAGTCTTGCATTTCCTCCTGGTTAAACTTTTCTAGTCTAGACGGTATCCTCTGCAAGAGCCGAACGTGAGCAGAGGGGGGTGGACACGATGAGCAGTGCGACTGCAAGCGCCGAGGTCAAGGCACCCGAGGCGACGGGGGTGACGGCCGCGGCCGAGGTCACCGATCCGCCGCGCCTGGCTCCTGGGTTCGCGGCGAAGCTGAACCTCACCGTGGATGTGGCGCTGCTGGTGGCGGTGCTGCTGGGCTCCGCGTGGATGCGCGGCGGGCTGGCGGTCCCCATGAGCTGGGAGCTGCCCAGCATGGTGGTGACGGCGGTGCTGGTGTGGCTCATCACGGGCACGGCGCTGTGCCTGTATGACTCGCGCTTCGCCGAGCGCAGCAAGCTGGACCACGTGGCGCTGGTGTCCGTCACCACGCTGGCGGTGGTGACCATCCAGGCGGTGCTGGAGCTGGCGATGCCCCTGTCGGCCCACGTGGGCCTGGCGCCGCTGCTCTTCATCTTCTGGCCGGTGGCGCTGCTCTTGCGCCTGGGCGTCTTCCGCCAGGTGGCCTCGCAGGAGGCCCCCACGGAGGAGGTGCTCATCGTGGGCACCGGCGCCATGGGCCGCTACACGGGCGAGGACCTGCTCAAGCGCGGCCGTCACAAGATCCTGGGCTACGTGCGCTTCCCGGAGGACCACGCCTCCGGCGACAGCCTGCCGGCGGACGTGCTGGGGCCCGCGGACGAGCTGGAGCGCCTCTTGCGCACGCTGCCCGTCAGCGAGGTCTACATCGCGGGCAACACGCTCAAGCAGGGCGAGTCCATGCAGGCGGCCATCAAGCTGGCGGAGCGCTTCGGCGTGCCGTTCGCGCTGCCGGCGCACTCGTTCCGCCTGGACCGCGCCCGCCCGGTGGACTCCCGCGCGGTGGCGGACGGCTACCTGCACTTCGCCGCGGTGGCGCCCAAGCCGCACCAGATGGCCATGAAGCGCCTGTTCGACATCGCCGTCTCCGCGGTGGCGCTGTGGGCGCTCCTGCCGCTGTTCGCGGTGGTGGCGGCGGCCATCAAGCTCACCTCGCGCGGCCCCATCTTCTTCAAGCAGCTGCGCACCGGTCAGCACGGCAAGCCGTTCTACATGCTGAAGTTCCGCTCCATGGTGGTGAACGCGGAGGAGCTCAAGGAGCGGCTGGCCGCGCAGAACGAGCAGACCGGCCCCGTCTTCAAGATGAAGAACGACCCGCGCATCACCGGCATCGGTCGGTTCATCCGCAAGTTCTCCATCGACGAGCTGCCCCAGTTCCTCAACGTGCTCCGCGGTGAGATGAGCATCGTGGGTCCGCGCCCGCCGGTGCCCAGCGAGGTGGCGAAGTACGAGACGTGGCAGCGCCGCCGCCTGTCCGTGCGTCCGGGTCTCACCTGCATCTGGCAGGTGTCCGGCCGCAACCAGATCTCCTTCGAGCAGTGGATGTACCTGGACATGCAGTACATCGACCACTGGAGCCTCACCGGCGACCTGCGGCTGCTCCTGCAGACGGTCCCGGTGGTCATCACCGGTCGCGGAGCAAGCTAGCAACCGGCGTGTCATTCCCGGGCCCGGCGTTGACGCGCCGGGCCCGTTCGTTTTTCCATGGGGCGGGCCTTCCTCCCCTTGGGTGCGCAGCAGCCCCGAAGGCCCGCATCATCCATGACCGTGAACAGTCCGACCTCCCCCTCCGCTGAAGCCGACGACGGCGCCCGTGCGAACGAAGTGCGCGGCGCGGTCCGCAGCACCCTGCAGCTCGGTGGCTCGCTGATGGTGACGTACGCCATCGCGCTGGGCATCCGCGCGCTGATGCCGCGCTACCTGGGTCCGGAGGCGTTCGGTTACTTCAACTGGTCGGAGGCGTTCGCCGCCACGTTCTTCGTGGCCACGAACCTGGGCCTGGAGACGTACATCCGCAAAGAGGTCCCCGTCCGCCCGGAGCACGCGAGCGACTTCTTTGGCACCACGATGGTGCTGCGCCTGGCGATGACGCTCATCCTGATGGTGGCGCTGGCGCTGGTGCTCCACCACACCGGCGAGCCCCCGGAGGTGCAGCACCTGGTGCAGTGGTTCGCGGTGGCCCAGTCGCTCATCGTCATCAACGCGTCCATGGCCGCGCTGCTGCACTCCAAGGGCAAGGTCGCGGGCCTGTCCGTCTCCAACGTCATCACCAAGATTGTGTGGGGCGGCGGCCTGGCGCTGATGGCCGCGTTCGGCGTGGGCCTGCAGTGGCTGGCCGTGCCCATGGTGCTGTCGGAGGCCGTGAAGCTCATCATCAGCTGGAAGCTGGCGAAGGAGCACCTGGGGCTGAAGTTCCGCATCGACCTGGGCGCGACGAAGAAGGTGATGAAGGCGTGCCTGCCGTTCTTCCTCACCGCGGCGGCGCTGGCGTGCAACGGCCGCACGGACATGTCGCTTTTGGGCAAGCTCGCTTCGAAGGAAGAGGTGGGCTGGTACGGCGGTGCGTTCAGCATCGCGGGGCTCACGTTCCTCATCTCCCCCATCTTCGGCTGGGTGCTGATGCCCATGATGTCGCGCGCGGCGGCCCGCTCCCCGGAGGAGCTGTCGAACCTGACGCGCCGCTCGCTGGAGGGCGTGCTCGCGTTCACCGTGCCGGTGATGATGGCCATGGTGCTGGGCGCGGACCTGTGGGTGCGCCTGATGTGCGGCCCCGGCTTCGAGCCCGCGGCGCTGCCCCTGCGCGTGTTGTCCCCCATCTTCGTGATGGCCTACGTCACCATGGTCAGCAGCATCTGGCTCACCATGTCCAACAAGGAGTGGTGGGTGACGCTGGCGGCCACCATGGGCGCGGTGGTGAACCCCATCCTCAACCTGATGCTCATCCCGTCGCTGTACGGCCGCATCGGTCCGTCCGGCGGCGCCACCGCCACGGCGCTCTCCATGTTCCTCACGGAGGTCATCGTCACGGTGCTCTTCCTCAGCCGCATGGGGAGGAACTCCTTCGACCGGCGCTCCCTCGTCATGGTGGCCAAGACGGCCGCGGTGTGCGTGGGCTGCGTGGTCCTGGACCGGGTGCTCTCCGGAGCGGGCATGCAGGCGTGGCCCCGGCTGGGGCTGACGGCCACCGCCTACGTGGCGGGCGTGCTGGGCACCGGCGCCGTGCGCCCCGCGGAGCTGCTCCAGGTCGTGCGCATGGCGAAGCAGCGCGGTGGTAATGGTGCGGAAGTGGCCGTGCCGGCCGCCCCCGCCGCGTGAGAAACTCCAGCGCCATGCCTTCCCGCCCGTCCCGATTCCGCGGTCCCGTCTCCCGCGCGCTCGCGTGCGCCGGACTGCTGCTCCTGGCCCCCGCGTGCAGCGGCCTGGGCAAGTACACCTGGGTGAACGACTACCAGGAGAAGCCCACCGAGTCGGACGCGGCGTACCGCATCGTCCCCGGCGACGTGCTCAACGTGAAGGTCTTCGGCCAGGAGGCGCTCACCACGCGCGCCAAGGTGCGCGAGGACGGCCACATCAGCCTCACCTTCCTGGATGACGTGGAGGCCGCGGGCCACACGCCGGCCCTGCTGGCGCAGCAGATCCAGACGCGGCTCAAGGACTTCATCAACCACCCCGTCGTCACGGTGTCGCTGGAGGAAGCGCGCCCCATGTCCGTGACGATGCTGGGGGAGGTGGCCAACGTGGGCGCACACGTGCTGGACCCGGGCGCGACGCTGCTCCAGGCGCTGGGCGCCGCCGGCAGCTTCACCGACTACGCCCACCGCGACCGCATCTTCGTGCTGCGCCGGGACGACCCGCAGGCGGAGCAGCCCACGCGCATCCGCGTGCGCTACGAGGACATCATCCGTGGCGAGGGCCGCGCGGCCGCCTTCCGCCTGCGCCCCGGCGACGTGGTGGTGGTGGAGTAGCCGGATGCTGGACGCGGCCCTCGCGAGCCTGTGGCTGGAGGTGGCCTCCGCCTCCGTGACGTACGGCGCCGCGGCCCGCGTGGACACCCGCGCGCGCTCCATGGACGCCCAGGCCACGGGCCCGGCCGTGTCCCCCGTGGCGGCGGACATGGACATCGTCCCCACGGTGGGCCTGAAGTACGACGACGGCAGCGCGGTGGCGGAGGTGCAGTACGCGCCGCGCATCTCCTTCCGCGAGGCCACCACCCACCCGCGCACCGAGGTGCAGCACGTGGGGCGGCTCTTGGGGGACTGGCGCCCTTCGCGCGGGCTCACGTTGCACGGCACCCAGGAGTTCGTGCTGGGCCAGGTGAACCTCTTCACCAACCTGCCCCTGGGCGGCAGCCTGGATGACGACCCGGCCGTGCCCGGGGACACGCCGGCCACCCCCATCCAGCCGCTGCCGGAGGGCGTGGACACGGTGTTCTTCCTGTCCTCGCTGACGACGCTGGCGGCGGAGACGGTGTGGCTGGGCCCGGGCTGGCGGCTGTCCGGCAGCGCGGGCTTCTCCGCCAGCGGCGGCCTGGACGACACGGCGAAGGAGGCCGTGCCCTTCCAGTACGGCCCTCGCTTGCAGCTGTCCCTGGGGAACTCCCCCGCGCCCCGGCACACCCTCTCCACCACGCTGGCCTACACGGACTCGCGCTTCTCCACCGGCGCGCGCGCCACGGTGACGACGCTCACCGGCGCCTGGACGCACCGGCTGGACCGGCGCACGTCGGTGGAGGCCGGGATGGGCGTGGGCGTGGCGTACTCCGTGCGCGCCACCGAGGAGGACCCCACGGATGACCCGGACGCGCCCGGGGTCACCCCGTCAGCCACCGCGTCAGGTCACCGACGGCTGAGGACCCTTCAGGTCGGGGGCACGCCCCTGGAGGACCCGCCGCAGCGCCTGGAGCTGCTGCCGGATTTGACGCTGGCGGTGTCCCACCGGGTGCCGTCGCGGATGGCGGACTTCAACGGCCGGCTCGCCGCGCGGGTGACGCCCTTCGTGGACCGGCTGACGGGGCTCGTCTACCCGCGGGCCGACCTGACGTTGAACGGCACCTGGGCGCTGAGTCCGCGCTTCCGGTTCTCCGGGACGGGGGGCGGCGCCTTCGCGGTGGGTGGGGCGGTGGGAGACCAGCAGGTGGTGGGCGGTGTGGGCGCGGGTTGGACAGTGAACCGGTGGATGACCCTGGAGGTGGACACCCGCGCGGCCTGGACTCGCTCGCCCGACGTGGAGGCGGCCCGCGCGGTGTGGTCCGCGACGCTGGGACTGACGGTCCAGAAAACGGGTATCCTCTGAGCCTCCCGCCATGGCGAAGCTCATCCTCCTGTCCGTCCTCGTTGCCACCATCGCGCTGCCCGGAGCGGCCGCGCGCGATGCGCATCCGTGGCGGGGGATGAAGAAGGCCATCCTGTGGGTGGCCCTCTTCAACATGGCGTACGCATATGGCGTGCTCGTCCTCGTGCCCAGGTACGGGTTCGGGTGAGGGAAGGAAAGGCGTCAGACGTGATGGAGCTCCAACAGCTCACCGTCCTCCTCGTGGAGGACTCTCCGATGTTCCGCGTCATGCTGCGTGACATGCTCCAGCAGATGGGCGTGAAGAACGTGGTGGAGCAGCCCAACGGCAAGGCCGCCATGGAGTACCTGAAGAGCGGCGAGCTCAAGCCGGACCTGGTGTGCCTGGACCTGACGTTGCCGGACGTGTCCGGCTACGACGTCTGCGAGCACATCCGCCGCACGCCCGCCATCGCGCACGTGCCGGTGCTGATGGTGTCCGCGCGCAACCTGCCGGAGGACAAGGCCTACGCGGAAGAGGCCGGCGCGAACGGCTACCTGGGCAAGCCCTTCACGCCCGAGGAGTTGGAGAAGCGCGTGCGCCAGGTGCTCAAGGCCGCGGCGCCCCGGGGCAGCGCGTGACCACGCCCGCCCCTCGAACGCCGCGCTCCGCCCCGCCCCCGCCGTACGTCCCCGAGCGCGAGGAGACGAACGCGCCGGCGGACCTCATCGACTGGGGCTTCCTGTTCGACGGGCTGGGCTTCGTGCGCAGGGCCATCTTCCGGCACTGGTTCCTGGGGCTGTGCATCGTCGCGGTGATGGCGGGGCTGGGTTCCGCGGCGGCGAAGCTGATGCCGCGCAAGTATCACGTCGAGACGCGGATGCTGACGTACCGCAACCTCATCATCTCCTCGCTGGTGAACCCGGGCCGGTCCATCCCGGTGGAGGCGGATCAGCCCACGCGCGCCGCGTGGGAGATGGTGCTCAGCCGCGGCAACCTCAAGTCCGTGGTGAAGAACGCGAAGCTCATCGAGTACTGGGACCACATGCGCTCGCCCATCAGCCGCATGAAGGAGCAGTACCTGAAGAAGGCTCCGCCTCCCATGACGGACGAGGAGAAGGAGGAGGCGCTCATCGCGATGCTGGAGACCAGCCTCATCGTGATGGCGGAGGGCGGCAGCGGCACGGTCACCATCGGGGTGGACTGGAGCGACCCGCAGATGGCCTTCAACATCGTGGAGGCCGCGGCGCAGAACTTCCTGGACATGCGCCATGAGTCGGAGATGGGCGCCATCTCCGAGTCCGTGAACATCCTCCAGGGCCAGGTGGCCAACGAGGCCGCCAACATCAAGCAGGCCATCGCGGACCTGGAGCGCGCGGTGCGGGCCGCGGATGCGCGCCGCAAGAAGAAGGAAGCGGACCCCAAGCAGGCCAGCGCGCGGCAGGCGCTGCTCCAGACGGACCACGCGCTCGCGCAGCTGAAGTTCCTGGTGCAGGCCAAGCGCCGCGCCATCCGCGACGTGGAGGAGTTCCGCGGCCGCCGGCTCACGGAGCTGCGCGCGCAGCTGGCCGAGCAGCGCGTCGTGTTCTCTCCGCAGCACCCGGTGATTGTCGATTTGGAGCAGCGCGTGGCGACGATGCAGGCGGACTCGCCGCAGCTGACGTCCCTGCGCTCCGAGGAGCAGTCGCTCATCCAGGAG
This DNA window, taken from Corallococcus coralloides DSM 2259, encodes the following:
- the epsX gene encoding exopolysaccharide export protein EpsX codes for the protein MLDAALASLWLEVASASVTYGAAARVDTRARSMDAQATGPAVSPVAADMDIVPTVGLKYDDGSAVAEVQYAPRISFREATTHPRTEVQHVGRLLGDWRPSRGLTLHGTQEFVLGQVNLFTNLPLGGSLDDDPAVPGDTPATPIQPLPEGVDTVFFLSSLTTLAAETVWLGPGWRLSGSAGFSASGGLDDTAKEAVPFQYGPRLQLSLGNSPAPRHTLSTTLAYTDSRFSTGARATVTTLTGAWTHRLDRRTSVEAGMGVGVAYSVRATEEDPTDDPDAPGVTPSATASGHRRLRTLQVGGTPLEDPPQRLELLPDLTLAVSHRVPSRMADFNGRLAARVTPFVDRLTGLVYPRADLTLNGTWALSPRFRFSGTGGGAFAVGGAVGDQQVVGGVGAGWTVNRWMTLEVDTRAAWTRSPDVEAARAVWSATLGLTVQKTGIL
- the epsY gene encoding exopolysaccharide export protein EpsY, translated to MPSRPSRFRGPVSRALACAGLLLLAPACSGLGKYTWVNDYQEKPTESDAAYRIVPGDVLNVKVFGQEALTTRAKVREDGHISLTFLDDVEAAGHTPALLAQQIQTRLKDFINHPVVTVSLEEARPMSVTMLGEVANVGAHVLDPGATLLQALGAAGSFTDYAHRDRIFVLRRDDPQAEQPTRIRVRYEDIIRGEGRAAAFRLRPGDVVVVE
- the epsW gene encoding exopolysaccharide biosynthesis response regulator EpsW, with protein sequence MELQQLTVLLVEDSPMFRVMLRDMLQQMGVKNVVEQPNGKAAMEYLKSGELKPDLVCLDLTLPDVSGYDVCEHIRRTPAIAHVPVLMVSARNLPEDKAYAEEAGANGYLGKPFTPEELEKRVRQVLKAAAPRGSA
- the wzx gene encoding exopolysaccharide biosynthesis flippase, which gives rise to MTVNSPTSPSAEADDGARANEVRGAVRSTLQLGGSLMVTYAIALGIRALMPRYLGPEAFGYFNWSEAFAATFFVATNLGLETYIRKEVPVRPEHASDFFGTTMVLRLAMTLILMVALALVLHHTGEPPEVQHLVQWFAVAQSLIVINASMAALLHSKGKVAGLSVSNVITKIVWGGGLALMAAFGVGLQWLAVPMVLSEAVKLIISWKLAKEHLGLKFRIDLGATKKVMKACLPFFLTAAALACNGRTDMSLLGKLASKEEVGWYGGAFSIAGLTFLISPIFGWVLMPMMSRAAARSPEELSNLTRRSLEGVLAFTVPVMMAMVLGADLWVRLMCGPGFEPAALPLRVLSPIFVMAYVTMVSSIWLTMSNKEWWVTLAATMGAVVNPILNLMLIPSLYGRIGPSGGATATALSMFLTEVIVTVLFLSRMGRNSFDRRSLVMVAKTAAVCVGCVVLDRVLSGAGMQAWPRLGLTATAYVAGVLGTGAVRPAELLQVVRMAKQRGGNGAEVAVPAAPAA
- the epsZ gene encoding exopolysaccharide biosynthesis polyisoprenyl-phosphate hexose-1-phosphate transferase EpsZ, yielding MDTMSSATASAEVKAPEATGVTAAAEVTDPPRLAPGFAAKLNLTVDVALLVAVLLGSAWMRGGLAVPMSWELPSMVVTAVLVWLITGTALCLYDSRFAERSKLDHVALVSVTTLAVVTIQAVLELAMPLSAHVGLAPLLFIFWPVALLLRLGVFRQVASQEAPTEEVLIVGTGAMGRYTGEDLLKRGRHKILGYVRFPEDHASGDSLPADVLGPADELERLLRTLPVSEVYIAGNTLKQGESMQAAIKLAERFGVPFALPAHSFRLDRARPVDSRAVADGYLHFAAVAPKPHQMAMKRLFDIAVSAVALWALLPLFAVVAAAIKLTSRGPIFFKQLRTGQHGKPFYMLKFRSMVVNAEELKERLAAQNEQTGPVFKMKNDPRITGIGRFIRKFSIDELPQFLNVLRGEMSIVGPRPPVPSEVAKYETWQRRRLSVRPGLTCIWQVSGRNQISFEQWMYLDMQYIDHWSLTGDLRLLLQTVPVVITGRGAS
- the epsV gene encoding PCP family exopolysaccharide biosynthesis protein EpsV produces the protein MTTPAPRTPRSAPPPPYVPEREETNAPADLIDWGFLFDGLGFVRRAIFRHWFLGLCIVAVMAGLGSAAAKLMPRKYHVETRMLTYRNLIISSLVNPGRSIPVEADQPTRAAWEMVLSRGNLKSVVKNAKLIEYWDHMRSPISRMKEQYLKKAPPPMTDEEKEEALIAMLETSLIVMAEGGSGTVTIGVDWSDPQMAFNIVEAAAQNFLDMRHESEMGAISESVNILQGQVANEAANIKQAIADLERAVRAADARRKKKEADPKQASARQALLQTDHALAQLKFLVQAKRRAIRDVEEFRGRRLTELRAQLAEQRVVFSPQHPVIVDLEQRVATMQADSPQLTSLRSEEQSLIQEYLRMGGTDVDSTTEGTSLAAGFGAPMAGAMLGTPDDPEVAVATDRMRMVVMRHQEKLRRLDQAQTELEISKVSMKHRYSVLLPALFPEKPSKPNPKLIAIAGVVGGVALAVFAAVALDILRRRVLEKWQVERLLKLPVLAELERR